The window AATTATCCAACCTATTTATGGTAGACACAATCACACATTACGAGCGAAAATCGCCGGTTCGAGGAGGGGGATCCGCCGGCGCAGAACCAGGTGGTCACATCGATGCTCTCTACAGCGACAACGACATACGGGGCGGGGCGAAACGGCGGCGGCGAACTGTCCGAAGACGAGATCTTCAAACTGCTGTCGAACAGGCGCCGCCGGTTCGTCATCCACGCGCTCAAGCGCGCGGAGGAGCCAGTCGCCGTCTCCGAGCTCTCCACGCGCGTCACCGCGTGGGAGCGCGACGTCGACCCGGACGAGGTACAGTACGAGGACCGCCGGAACGTGTACAGCACCCTCCAGCGTACGCACTTACCGAAGCTGGAGGAGAAGAACGTGGTGACGGTCCACGAGGAGGAGAACCTCGTCGAGCCGACGGACGAGCTGGAAGAGCTCGACATCTACGTCGAGGTCCTCCGGAGCACGGAGATCCCGTGGAGCCTCTACTACGTCGGGCTCGCGGGCCTCGCCGTCTCCCTCACGGTCGCCGTCGCCACCGGGACGCCGGGGTTCGCCTGGCTCGAAGCGCTCGACGTGGGGGTGTTCACCGCCACCGCCTTCGGGCTCTCCTCGGCCGCGCACCACGTCATCGGACGCCGGACGCGCCTCGGCAACACCGAGAAACCGCCAGAGCTCCGCAAGCGCAGATGAGCACCGCGACCCGGTCGCCGCCGGCCCGGATGCGCGCCCTGCGTACGCTGAGCCTCGTGCTCGCGTTCACGGCCGCGGTCGGGCTGATCTTCGGCACCGCCGGGTTCACCGCGATGGAGGCCGACCGCGGGCTCGCGGTCAACGTCACCAACGACACGAGCGCGTACCTCGGTTACGAGCCGCTGACCGACGAGGTCCACGACGGGGAGTCCACGCCCGTCGTCGAGTACCGCAACCAGTTCGGGAGCGACCTCGACGAGTTCGACGTCAACGTCTCTATCGCGGACACCGGAGCGACAGCGGCGACGATCGAGTCGGTCGAGACGCCCTCGTCGCTCGATCGGGGAGCCGCCCTCCCGGTCAACGTCACCCTGCACTGCTCGGAGGAGGAGCCGGTCCCGCTCCTGTTCGAGGCCGACGGGAGCGGCGGCGGCGTCAGCGTCTCGCTGGACCGCACCCACACCGTGACGTGCGTGCCGAAGGGACCGACGGTGACGGGGGTCGAATTCAACGACGGGGCGAACGGGAACGTCACGGTCCAGAGCGCGAACGGATTCGTCGATGCGACCGTGTGGATCGCTGAGAATCCCGCCGACGGCGTCGACGAGCTCGGGAAGGTGACGACGTTCGACGGAGATGACCGGCTCGACACCGCCGAGAAGATTCGGTCGCAGGTCGACGACCCGCCGGAGAACTGGAAGATCGCCGCCGTCGAGTTCCCCGGACAAGGCGTCACCTACGTCCACCCGGGCTGGGACGCCGGCGACTACGAGAATCCCTCCTCGGGTGACGGCGTCGAGTACGAGGGGGCCGTCGACGAGGAGTTCCTGCTGAACGCCTCGGTCGATGGCAACGAGGTCGTCGCCGAGAGCGGGGACGGCGACTGACCCCCACTCCCGGTTCGCTCCTTTTATACATCGATCCGCTCGCCGATCGCGGGCGCGCTCGCCGCGAACCCGTCCTCACGCAAGTCCTCGGCGAACGCCTCGCAGCGGTCGCCGTGGTTCACCAGCACGCGCGCCCCCCGATACGAGTTCAAGAACGACTCCAACCCCTCGCGGTCGGCGTGCGCGGAGAAGTCGTACGACTCCACTCGGGCGCTGACGGGGCGCACCTGCCCGTTTATCGCCAGCCGCCCGTGCTCCTGGAGCTCGCGGCCGGGCGTCCCCTCGACCTGGTACCCCGTCAGCGTCACGAGGTTCGTCGGGCTCCCCCGGATCTTCGGGAGGTACGAGTGGACCGGGCCGCCCGCGAGCATCCCCGAGGTGGTGATTATCAGCTCGTTGTCGGCGGCGATCCGCTCGCGCTGGCCGTCGCGGCCGGTGACGAAGCGCGCGGCGCCCTTCGCCCGGCGGAGCGCCTCGGGGTCGCGCAGGAACTCGGGGTGCCGCCGAACGATCCGCGTCACCTCGATCCCCATCCCGTCGACGTACGGGGTGATGTCGTTCGCGTCGG is drawn from Halorubrum sp. CBA1229 and contains these coding sequences:
- a CDS encoding transcriptional regulator, whose product is MLSTATTTYGAGRNGGGELSEDEIFKLLSNRRRRFVIHALKRAEEPVAVSELSTRVTAWERDVDPDEVQYEDRRNVYSTLQRTHLPKLEEKNVVTVHEEENLVEPTDELEELDIYVEVLRSTEIPWSLYYVGLAGLAVSLTVAVATGTPGFAWLEALDVGVFTATAFGLSSAAHHVIGRRTRLGNTEKPPELRKRR